CCCATGCTGGCCCCGATGATCACCACCGGCCGGCCGATGGCGTCGAGGACGTGCATGACGTCGGCGGTCAATGTCTCGACGTCGTAGTCGGCGTCCGGCGAACGATCGCTGTCACCGTGACCCCGCGAGTCCAGCGCCACGACGTGAAACCCGTCGTCGGCCAGGATCTGGCCGGTGGCCTTCCAGGAGAACCGGTTTTGGCCGCCACCGTGCAACATCAGGATGGTTGGACCGGTATCGGCGTCGCGGTTCCATTCGTCGGCTACCAGGGTGATGCCGTCGGCGCCGGAAAACGTGACCGTCTGGAGGCTGCTGCTCACGGTGCTCATGGCTACCGACGTTACCTAGCTGATTTAAGCACCGTTCGCTCCGGGGGCGGCATGAGCCCGTGAGGGACACGCGAAACCGGCGACCACGTGTTCGCTCAACCGCTCAATGTCGGCCTGGGACAGCACCAGCGCTAACGCTGGTCAACTGGGAGTGGACACAGCGGGCGCCAAGGTGGTCCCGCTCGGCCAGTCTTGAGATCTATCCTGCGCCAGGGCGACGGCTTCGTCGAAGGTCAGTGCCGCGCCGTCGGCCCAAGCGGCTTCGAATCCCTCCACACCGAGTTCCTCGCGCGTCCGGGTGTAGCACTGGTCATGACAGGCAAACTGATCGGGAATGTACAACAGTGGGCTACCGGCAGCTCGGCTCAGCGCGTCGGCAGCTGCCATCATGACCGCGGCGTGCTGCCAGTCGTGACGGGAGCCGGCAATCCACGCCAAGGCCTCCAGGCACTGTGCCCCGGGGAGAGGATCACCGATCAACTGTGATAGGCGAAGGCCCTCGATGAGGGCAGGGCCTGCGAGCTGGGGCTGCCCGCGCAGCCAGTGCCCCATGCCCACCCCCACCATCGTCCGTGCCTGGCACATCGACTCCCCGTGCGATTTCGTGAGATCCCTCGCCGCCTCAAAGCAGCTCATCGCTTGGTCAAGATCGCCCGAGATCTCGAAAGCCCAGCCCAGGTAGTACGTCGCTGCGAACCGCAGCTCGAAGTCGCGCCCCACCGCCAAAGCCCGCCGGAAACACTCAATTGCCCGCGCAATCTCACCCGTCTTGACGGCGATGTAACCCTCGGCGGTGTCAAATCTGGCGCCTAGTTCGGCGTCGGGCATCGCCGCGAGGTGATCGCGGGCCTCGGCGACTGCAGCGCAAACCGCCGCGAGATCACCTTGTAAATAGGTGATCTGCGCGATGTCGCTCAGTGCGTGGATGCGCGTGGGGCTCGGTTGAGCTGATGTCGCGTCCAGGACTAACTGGAGCCAGCGGCGTGCTTCGCCGAGCATCCCGTGGAACATCCACATCGGGCGCATAGCCACCGCCATCTCCGCCGCCATGGTCGGGTTATCGCCCAGGGCGAATTGCAGCGCTTCACGGATGTTGGCCATCTCTTGCATCAGTCGCTGCGACCAGTGCAGCTGACCGTGGCTGAACCATTGCGTGCGGGCGTGTGTGACGAGTTGGTGATACCACTGGGCGTGGCGGGCACGCAGCCGGTCTTGTTCGCTGTGGGTGAGGCGGGTTTTGGCGTACTCGCGCAAGGTTTCCAGCAGTCGAACGCGCACGTGGTCGCCCTGCTCGGTGCGGACGAGGATGGATTTGTCGACCAGGGAGCACACCAGGTCAAGGAGGAGGTCCTCGGCGGGTAGGTCGTCGGCGCAGACGTGGCGGGCGGCGGGCAAGTCGAAGGTTCCGGCGAACACCCCAAACGCCGCCCATAGCCGCTGTTCGGTGTGAGTGCAGAGTTGGTAGCTCCAGTCGATACAGCCAGCGAGGGTTTTGTGGCGGGTGGGGGCGGCGCGGTGGCCATGGCTGAGCAGGGTGTAGCGGTCGGTGAGTCCGTCGGCGATTTCTTCGGCCGACATGGCGCGCATCCGGGCGGCGGCCAGCTCGATGGCCAGCGGCAGGCCCTCCAGGCGGGTGCAGATGCGGGCCACGGCGGCGGCGTTGTCGTTGTCCAACGTGAAGTCGGGGACCGCGGCGCGGGCGCGTTGCACGAACAGCCCCACTCCGGGGTAGGCGGCCAGGCCGCGCGGGGCGTGGCCGGTGTCGGGGTCGGGCACGGCCAGCGGGGACACTGTCAGCACGGTTTCGGCAGCGATGTCGATGACCTCGCGGCTGGTCGCCAGCAGATGCAACCGTGGACACCGGCGCAGCACCATGTCGGCGAACTTCGCCGCGTCGTCGATGAGGTGTTCGCAGTTATCCAGCACCAGCAGCGCGTGGCGCTCATCCAGGACGTCCATCAGCACGTCGCTGAGCGGTCGGCCGGGCTGGTCACGCACCCCCAGCGCGCCGGCCACCGTTTCGGTCAGCAGCGCGCCGTCGCGCAGCTCGGCCAGCTCGACCAGCCACACCCCGTCGGGAAATTCGGTGCCCAGCTCGGCCGCGGCGTGTATAGCCAGGGTGGTTTTGCCGACCCCGCCGACACCGGCCAGGGTGACCATTCGCGAGTCCGCCAAAAGCTTCCGCAGTTGGTTCACCTCGGCGCCGCGGCCCACCACCTCGCCGGGCAGCACCGGCAGATTACCCACTGTTGGGCGGGCCGCGCTGGTCGATGCGCCGCCGGGTCGAGCCGACCCGCCAGCACCGGGGTGGCGGTGTGCTTGGGCGTGGCGCAGCCGCTCACCCAGCTCAGTCGCCGACGGCCGATCGGCGGGCTCGCGGGCCATCGCGGCTTCGATGATCGCGGCCAGCTCGGCGGGGATGTCGTGCTCACGCAGATCGGGCACCGGCTCACTGGTGATCCGCACGAACTGGGCCACCACCTGCTCGCCGCGACGGCGCTCAAAGGCGGCATGGCCGGTTAGCGCGGCGAACAACGTGGCGCCCAACCCGTATACGTCGGCACCCGGGCCGGGGCTCACCCCGGCGATCACCTCCGGGGCGGTAAACGCCGGCGTGCCGGTATATACCCCCGTGGCGGTCTGAAACCCTCCGCTGATATGGGCGATCCCGAAATCGGTCAACGCCGGCTCACCGTATTCGGTAAGCAAGATGTTGGCCGGCTTCACATCGCGATGCACCACTCCCACCCGATGCGCGGCAGCCAACGCGCCAGCGATCTTGGCCCCCACCCCCAACACCTCATCGACCCCCAAGGCCCCCGTTTCGGCGATCCGCTCGCGCCAGGACCCCTGCCCACACAGCGGCATCACCAAAAACGGGCACCCGCTCGCGGTCTGACCCACCTGCAACACCGCCACAATATGGGGGTGCCCGGTCAACCGGGCCATCGCCTGCTGCTCACGGGCAAACCGGGCCCGATCCTCATCAGAGAGCGCGGTCAACACCTTGATCGCCACCAGCCGACCCAACCCCACCTGCGCACAGCGATACACCACCCCAAACCCGCCCCGACCGATCTCCACCGGGTCGACGAACCCCACCCCAGCCAACTCCGCCGCGACATCCAGCGCAGCACCCTGCAGGGTGGTATCCAGATCAGCCACCATCAGTCCCTTGCACTAAGGTCAACAGTCCCTTGGGCTGGCCCAAGGATAAACCCCAACCGCCGGCCAGGCAGCACAATCCGTTTTCGGCCTACCTGCGTCCCACAGCAAGGCCAGCTTTCCCTCATACCGAAGACGTTGTGCGCCGCGAGCCCGGCCGCGATTACCGATGCCCGCAGAACACAGCTTGGCAATGGTTAGCTGCTGAGCGGCAAGCGATTTCGCGTGCGCGCCACACCGCGCCACTACTGGCGACGGGCTCTTACGAGATGGTTTCGAATATCAATTGGTGTTCGGCGATGCGAATCCGGTCACCTTCGGTTAGGGAGGCGCTGGTGTGGATGCGTCGGCCGGAAACGTAGACGCCGTTGACTGATCGCAAATCCACAATGATGAAACTGGAACCGGTGTCGACGATCGCAGCGTGGTGACGGCTAACTTTGGCGCCAGAAAGGATGATGTCATTGTCCGGGCTGCGTCCAATACGGGTGGTGGTCGCGACCAGCGGATACTTGCGTTGGTTCGCGTCGCGTAGCGAGGGTCCGTGAGTAGCGCCCGGAAGCGCCGTCATCTGCTGCGAGAGGGTGCCAATGGTGTCGTCGGCGCTCATCTGGGCCGCCTTGCGGACATCGAGTGGTTGCTGGCGAAGGATTC
This is a stretch of genomic DNA from Mycobacterium lacus. It encodes these proteins:
- a CDS encoding protein kinase domain-containing protein produces the protein MVADLDTTLQGAALDVAAELAGVGFVDPVEIGRGGFGVVYRCAQVGLGRLVAIKVLTALSDEDRARFAREQQAMARLTGHPHIVAVLQVGQTASGCPFLVMPLCGQGSWRERIAETGALGVDEVLGVGAKIAGALAAAHRVGVVHRDVKPANILLTEYGEPALTDFGIAHISGGFQTATGVYTGTPAFTAPEVIAGVSPGPGADVYGLGATLFAALTGHAAFERRRGEQVVAQFVRITSEPVPDLREHDIPAELAAIIEAAMAREPADRPSATELGERLRHAQAHRHPGAGGSARPGGASTSAARPTVGNLPVLPGEVVGRGAEVNQLRKLLADSRMVTLAGVGGVGKTTLAIHAAAELGTEFPDGVWLVELAELRDGALLTETVAGALGVRDQPGRPLSDVLMDVLDERHALLVLDNCEHLIDDAAKFADMVLRRCPRLHLLATSREVIDIAAETVLTVSPLAVPDPDTGHAPRGLAAYPGVGLFVQRARAAVPDFTLDNDNAAAVARICTRLEGLPLAIELAAARMRAMSAEEIADGLTDRYTLLSHGHRAAPTRHKTLAGCIDWSYQLCTHTEQRLWAAFGVFAGTFDLPAARHVCADDLPAEDLLLDLVCSLVDKSILVRTEQGDHVRVRLLETLREYAKTRLTHSEQDRLRARHAQWYHQLVTHARTQWFSHGQLHWSQRLMQEMANIREALQFALGDNPTMAAEMAVAMRPMWMFHGMLGEARRWLQLVLDATSAQPSPTRIHALSDIAQITYLQGDLAAVCAAVAEARDHLAAMPDAELGARFDTAEGYIAVKTGEIARAIECFRRALAVGRDFELRFAATYYLGWAFEISGDLDQAMSCFEAARDLTKSHGESMCQARTMVGVGMGHWLRGQPQLAGPALIEGLRLSQLIGDPLPGAQCLEALAWIAGSRHDWQHAAVMMAAADALSRAAGSPLLYIPDQFACHDQCYTRTREELGVEGFEAAWADGAALTFDEAVALAQDRSQDWPSGTTLAPAVSTPS